ATTTCTCTCAACAACGGCCGGGGCCTTACAGCTCCCGGCTCAGCGGGAAGGGTAAAAAAGCCTTGGTCTTTGGGGTATGTGAACAAATAGACCCGAAGGAGATGGGATATACCATCGTCGCCATGAGGGACGCTATTAAGGTCGTCGGCTATGAGATTTTCGCAGAGCTTGCCTTCCCGGCCCATTTTTATCCGGGATCTGTTGCCAAAGATCCATCGTCACGGGAAAAGGCAGAATCGGCCGGAAAAGCCTTTACAGCCTCGTTTCAAGGTACAATCGCATAAGAAGAAAGCTTCACTGAGAAATCAGGATGATCCCTTCCAAAGGAGCAAGCATGATCTCCCGTTCAATAACAGCTTGTGCCCCCTGCTCCGAAAAATCGGAGGCATGGGTGGAAAAAAGCTTTCGCCATCTCCCATTCTCCACCTTCAGCGATTGATGCCTCTTTGATGAAAAATTAACGCAGACGATAAAACGTTCTTTCGCATCGGCTTTCCGCAGGTAGACAAGAAGCTCTTTCTCATCAGCCTGGACCAACGTGAAACTGCCTCGCCGAAGAGCGGGATACTTTGAGCGAAGGGTAATGAGGGTCTTAAAGCAGGATAGGACCGATCCCGCCCTGCCTTGTTGATCCGCTACGTTCACCTCTTGATAATTGGGGTGCAAAGGAAGCCATGGCCTGGCAGCGGGATTCGAGGAAAAACCGGCGCAGTCGCCGCCATTCCACTGCATGGGAAGCCGCTCTCCGTCGCGCCCCTTGTGAAAAGGCCAGTAACGAATTCCAACAGGATCGGCAAGGCGGGAGCGGGGTACCGCTGCGTTTTCCATTCCGATCTCCTCTCCCATGTAGAGGAAGGGAGGTCCTCCCTGGGTCAGCAGCATCACTCCGATCAATTTCGCCACAGCTTCCTTCATTTCCCGATCAGAAGAAGGGGCATAGCGACTGAGCGCACGAACAACATCGTGATTTGAAAAGACGAAACAGGGAGTACCGCCGTACCGCAAGGCGGCACGATATTGCCCTTCGAAAATCGAACCGAAACGACGAGCGGACCAGGGGGAGAAGGTAAGCGAGAAATCAAAGGCCAGATGAAGCTGATCCTGTACACCGGTAAAGGATGCTGCGAGTTCCTGATCAACGGGCTTGTCGAGATATATCTCCCCTACCGCAAAGCTTCCCGGATATCGATTAAGGAGCCTGCGAAGCTGACGAAGATATTCTCCTGTGGCAGGACTGTTGCGGTCGTAGAGATGGCGCTGCATCTCATAGGGCCTCGGAGGCCAGCCGAAGGTAAAGGGGTTGTCCCGAAATTCGGAGTCTTTACCGATCAGATTGATGACATCGAGGCGAAAACCGTCCACGCCCTCCTTCAGCCAAAACTCAAGCTCGTCGAAAATCGCCTTCCGGCAGCGGGGATTCGCCCAGTTCAAATCCGGCTGCTCCGGCAAAAAGGAGTGGAGATAATACTCACCGCTTGTATCGTCGAAAGTCCAGCAGCTGCCGCCGAAGGAAGCCTTCCAGTTGTTCGGTACCCGTCCGCCCTTTTTCGGTTTCCGCCATACATAAAAATCGCGATCAGGATTATTCTTTGATGAACGGCTTTCAATGAACCAGGGATGAAGAAAGCTGGTGTGGTTGAACACCATATCCATGATTATTCCGATATTACAACGGTGGGCTTCTTCCAGAAGCCGGCGGAAGGCCTCGATATCGCCGAATACGGGATCGATTTCCCGATAATCGCTTATGTCATAGCCGAAATCGAACATGGGGCTTTTATTGATCGGGCTGATCCAGATGCCTGAAACCCCAAGCTCCCGGAGATAATCAAGCCTTGTGCGTATCCCGTCGAGATCCCCTACCCCGTCTCCGTCGGCATCAAAGAAACTTCTCGGATAGATTTGATAGATTACGCCCTCTTTCCACCAACTATCGTCGCGGTGCAGTTGTCCCATTGCAGCCCCCGTTTCCCTTTTTTCTCAGCCGTCATTATATTATAGCCAGAGGGCAAGATGGAAGAACGAATACAAAAAGCACAGCTGCTTATAATGGATAATCGTTACCTTGATGCGCTTGAAATCCTGACTGAAATTCTCAGGGAAGAGCCGGACGAGAGGGAAGCACTTCGGCTTGCCGGTACCGCATGGATGGAAAGCGGAGAGGCAGGAAAAGCGGTTAAGGCCCTCGATTACTATAGAAAACGGTGGGGAGACGATGCAAAGGCATTGGAGGCCCTGGGCTGTTCCCACTTCAAACTTGGAAATTATGGGCTGAGCAGAGAGATACTTGAGGAGGCTGAACGGCTGGATGATCGAAATCCATCCATAGAACGCAACCTCGGAGTCGTATATCACCACCTTGGCGAAGAGGGGAAAAGCATTCGGAGACTTGAACAGTCAAACGAACTTGGCCCCGAGGACTACCGGACCATGTATGCTCTTGCCATGGCCTACATGCTTGCCGGACGACCGGCCGAAGCAGAACCCCTGCTCGAAGGAGTGCTTAAGGTTCCGACTCCGGAAGAGTTCAGAACCCTTGCAAGGGTGAATCTTAAACGTATTCATAAACAGATCGAAACTATGGAACGCCCAAAAACAAAGGATTAATCCCTAAACCATAATTGCGGTCGGTTTGTTTTACGTATAGGATGTCGGCATGCTATTCGAAGAGGAATCCAAAGCCTTTTTCACCGTCTCCGGGCTTACGGCTCTCATCAAGGAGCGGCTCGAAAGCGGCTTTTCATCGGTTGCGGTGGAGGGTGAGATATCGAATTTTCGCCCCTCTGCAGCAGGCCATTGGTATTTTTCCCTTAAGGATCAGGACGCGGTCATTAGTGCTGTCATGTTTCGGGGAAAGAGTGCGAGGGTCGATTTCTACCCGGAAGACGGGATAACGGTCAAGATAAGCGGAAATCTCTCCGTCTATGAAAAACGCGGAAACTATCAGATCATATGTGACACCATGGTTCGTTCGGGCGAAGGGGCCATCCTTGCGATGCTGGAAGAACGCAAACGCAGGCTTGCCGCCGAGGGCTTGTTCGACCTGGAGAAGAAGAAACCCATCCCACCCTTTCCAGCGCGGGTCGCGGTGATCACCAGTCCTACGGGAGCCGCCCTCCGTGACATTCTGCAGGTACTGGGGCGTCGAGGTGCAGGGGTCGATATCACCATTTTACCTACCTTGGTTCAGGGAGACGGGGCCGCTGAACAGATAGCGGCCCAAATCAGAAGGGCAAATCGCTACAACATGGGCGAGGTCATCATCATGGGGCGGGGAGGCGGCAGTCTCGAAGACCTGCTCCCCTTTAGTGAGGAAGCAGTGGCCAGGGCAGTCGCCGAAAGCACGATTCCCATCATCTCAGCGGTCGGTCATGAGACGGATACGGCCCTTTCGGATCTTGCGGCGGACCTCAGGGCCCCCACCCCCTCCGCCGCGGCGGAACTTGTCTGCGAGGAACGTGAAGCGTTGTTGCTGAGGGTCGGGGCTATCGCGGGAGAGATGCAAGACAATCTGCTTCGCAGCGCAGAGAAGGCAAGGATCCTCCTTCAGCGTTTCTCGGGCGAGGAGATGAAAGAGCGGATGCAGCGACTGCTCCAACCGCGGCGCTTTGAGCTTGACGATCAACGGGAAGAGGCGGTCAGGGCCATAGGAGAGAAGATAACGGCTGAGCGCCATCGTCTGGCCCTGATTATCAAGGAGATGGAGACATCAAACCCCCTTGCAATTCTCCAAAAGGGGTATGCGGTGGTAAGCCGAAAACGGGACGACGGCCTGGTTACCGATGCTGCGGAAGAGAGGGTTGGCGAAGCACTTTGCATTCGCCTGGCGAAGGGCTCTGTAGATGCAACGATAGAGGAGATACACAGTGAAAAGCTTTGAAGAACGGATGGCCCGACTTGAAGAACTAAATGATCAACTGAGAAAAGGGAGCCTTTCCCTGGCTGAAGCGATGGCAACCTTCGAAGAAGGCATGACCCTTGCAAAGGGGCTTGAAAAGGAGCTTTCGAAAATAGAACGGAGGATCGAAATACTCGTCAATGAACCGGAGGCCCCGGACGAAACACCGAACCTGGAGCTTTTCGGGCAGTAGTCGCTTTGAACCGATAGCCGCTAAGGCTGCCGCGATATCAGGGGAGCAAGATCGATGTGATCTCCCTCCCTTACACCGGCAGCCTCGAATGCTCCTCGGTTCAGCTCTATGGCATATCTGACCGACCTTGAAGAATATACCGGTTGCAGATCATGTGGTATCATCGGCAGAATATCGACAATGGTACCTGAGCCGTCGAGATAGGCAATGGAGAGCGGGATTTCGGTATTCTTCATCCAGAATCCAAGCAGCTGATCGTGTTCAAAAACAAAGATCATGCCTCGATCCTCGGACAGTTTTTCGCGAAACATCAATCCCTTGACCCGCTCCTGCTGATCATCGGCAATTTCCAGGGTAAATTGTTTCGTGCCGATAGACAACGTGACGCTCTGTTCCCCCTTACAGCCGGAAAGCAGTACAAGGAAAAAACAGAAGCCGAAGAGAAACCTTACAGATAGCCTCATCACCATTCCCGTTAAAATTGCTGAAGAAACTGATCCCTTGTCATCTCCTCGAAGGACCGGTCGATGGCCCCTGAGCGACGAATTTCATCCAGAAGCTTTGTATCAAGATACTTCACCCGAAGCCCCTTACGCTCCAGAATGAAGGCAGTCGTATCACCCTTCCACCGGCTCTCATCCGGCGTAAAGACATTAGGAGGGCCATACTTGCCGACAAAGGTTGTATAGAGAGCGTAGTGATCCATCAGCTGCTCGTCAATATCGAGAACAATGGAGTAGAGTCGGTCGTCATGAAATTGCAGGTATGCCCGGCGAATAAAACCAAGGCCGCCGGTTTCAATCATCCGCTCGTTGGGATTCCGCAGCATGGAAACATCGGCTTTCCCCCGATAAGAAAAATTCGGATCACGTTTGAGAGCCGCTTCAGCATCCGCAAAGGAGAGACCCAATTGAATTTCTCCGAACCCGGTAGGAGGAGGATCGTGCTGTGCCTGATCCGCGTTCTGGGCCCAGATCATAGCGGTACGACAAAAAGTCGAGAGAAAAAGAAGGATAAAAAGCAGATATGGCAGCCGCAACCTCATACCTCCATATTCGGCCAAAATCAGGCAGGATCTTACCGGAATTTTGGTTATAATAGAGACATGAAACCTCTTCGTATTTCGGCGGCGGTCATGGGCCTGAGCGTACTATTGTTCCTGGAAGGATGTACCTCCTATTCGGGTCCTGCCATTCGTAAGGCAGCGGCGGCCGGTCCCTCATCAGCCATCGAAAGTGCCTACCGGCAGCAGCATTTTGAAGAGGTCGACCAGGGGATACGCATCGTCACCGTTCCCACGGGCGCACGAATCAAAGTGGATGGAAAGCTAAAGGGAAATAGCCCGCTTCTTCTGGACCTTCCGACGGGGAATTATCTGATCGAGGCGGAAAAAAGCGGTTATAAAAGCGCCTTAATCACCCTCTCCCATATCGGCGATGAGTATACAAAAGTCGAACTATCTCTCAAAGCGATAGAGGGTTCCCTGCTCATAGAAACGACCCCTCAGGATGCGGAAATTCGCAGCGGATGGAAAGACTTCACGCCGGGCAAAGAGGAACGGCTTGGGGTCGGTAGTTACGAACTTGAGATTAGTGCCTTTGGCTATGAAACGGAACGAAAAACGGTTCCCGTTGAAGAAGGAAAGCTTAGCCGTATATCGATCGCTCTTGTACCGGTTCCCTTTGCTTTTAAACAAATATCCGTTGCGCGGAAGCGATTCGACCCGACAGATCCAGGCACATATGGCAGCGTTGTCGTCTCTGTTACCGTGTCTGCCCCGGGCGATGGAAGCATGGCCATCGTCGGCCAAGGGGGAGAGATCGTGGCGGGCCCTTTCCCGGTGCGCTTTACCCGGAGCTTGAATAGAATCGTCTGGGATGGCAGGGATACGAAGGGGCAGATAGCGAAAGAGGGCGAATATCGGCTTGTGGTTAGGGCAATGCAGGGGGACCTTCCCTTGAATATTGAAACTCCGATAGCAGTGGACCGCAGCATCGATCTTCGCTCCCGTCCAGTCTACAACGGTGCGGCAGGAACACTTTTCTGCCCTCTGCCGCCGAGCTTTCCACAAGGAAGCCTCCAGGCGGGGGTGCTCTCTTTAGTCCACGCAGGAGGATACGACTACCAGATCCCTGCTGTAGCTTCCCTGCGATATGCACGAACAAAGGGAGAGGAGATAGTCATCTCCGGCGGTATGATTGCCCGTAATCCGGGAAGCGATATTCCTTTCGGAAGCCTTTCGTGGTCAAAAACCCTTTTCCAAGATGAAGGGCAAATAGGTCCGGAGGCAGCCGCTCTGGTGAAGGGGGGATATTTCCACAACAGTTCGATCGATCCTTGCACCAATTTTACCGGTATATCCCTGAGCCTCCCCTTTTCGTTATCCCTATCCCCGATACGCGTGACTCTGGCTCCCGAACTTATGGTCAGTACCGAACGTATTGGTGATGAGGAAGAAAGAGAAGGGAGGGTGACGGCCTGGGCCTATGGAAGAGGAGCCATTCTGCTGGATGCAGGTCCCTTTAGCCTTGCCTTTTCCGCGGCGATACGAAGCAAGAGCCTTGAGAAAGGGGTTGCAGCGGCATGGCCCATCTTCTCCGGTATCGAATTGCACTGGCTGTTGCCAAACAGCATTACCACAATCTCTCTTGCTTCAAGCATCGAGTGGGATCCCGAATCGGGAGAGTTGGACTACAGTGCCGGTGGGGGAATATGGATCATCCCGTAAAGCGGCCCCAAGGACAAGGCCCCGAAGCAAGGCTCATCTCACTCCTGCATTCCCTGCCTTCCACAGAATCATCCAATCGCTTGATGAGGCGTTCGGATCGGGAACTTGCCATCGTCGCTCTATTCCTGGAAGAAAAGAACTGCCGCTTTCTTTTCGGCTTATTGGGAAGGGAGAAACAAAAACGGGTCAAGAATGAACGACGTTACGTATCGAGATTGGGGCTACGATATCCCGATTATCGGAAAAGCATCGAGCTTCTCATCGCTGCCCTAAGTGGGAGGAGTGATGAACAACTGCACAGCTACATCAGGCCGAGGAAAAATCGGTAGACATCGTCCTTTTTGGAAGGCATATCAGGGTTTTACCCCCACCCTGCCGGTATAATCGACCCGGGAAAGAAGAGGGACATCTTCCCTTTCTCCAAAATAGTCGTCCACGGCCTTTCGTGCACCGGTAAAGTGGCCGTAATCATCGATAATAAGAACCCCTCCCCGCTGCAGGCGGGGATAAAGCACCTCGAGCTCCACTCGGGTAGATGCATACCAATCGGTATCGAGACGAAGCAAGGCGACGGGCCCCGTTTCACGGGAAAAGGGGGGAAGGGTTTCTTCGACATCCCCCTCAACAAGATGGAGCCGCTGCGGGGGATAGCCTGTGGAAAGAATACGTTCGGCCACCTCCTTCCTGCCCACTGCCCAGTCGGCAAAGTCCTGCCGCTTCCATCGCCCTTTGACAGACTCGCCGCTCCAGGCGATCTTATCCTCTTCTCCCGGTTCGGGCATGCCCCGGAAGGTATCAAACAGATAGATATCCCTCGGTGTAGCCCCCTCCGCAAGGATGGTCAGGGCCATCAGGAGGGCAGACCCCCCCTTCCAAACCCCACACTCGATGAAAGAACCGGGAAGTTTTCGGTTCAAAAGGTGAAGGACACTGCGATAGAGGGCGTAACCCCGCTCAAGGCTGGTCATGGTAAAGGGTTCGACCCGGCGCCAAAGAGCGAAAAAGCCTTCCTCCATGTCGGAACGAAATTGCATGGGAGCCTCGACTCCCCAGCCCCGGCCCCGGAGCAGTTCGGCGGCGGCACGCTCATCTTCACCGATGGACCGCCCCATTATGAAGCTCCCTTTCCCGAGGCATCGACAGAGGGAATTTCGATTCCGGCAGATGCAAGCAAGTCGAGGAACTCCTCCTCGGAGAGGATCGCCACTCCAAGGCTTTTAGCCTTTGTTAGTTTGCTGCCTCCCCCTTCTCCGGCAAGGAGGTGGCTTGTCTTCCCCGAGACCGAACTTACCACCGATCCTCCGAAACGGGAGACCAGTTCCATGGCCTTGCCCCGGGGATTAAAGTGCCGAAAACTCCCGGTGACACACCAACTCTGCCCGGCGAAGATAAGCTGTTCTGAGGCTATGGAGAGTTTTTCTTCTTCCTCCATTGCCAAACCGACCTGGGCAAGCTCATCGATCCGTTTACGTACAGCCTCGCGACCGAGCTCTTCAAAGATTGTATCCACGGTCTTTTCACCTATACCCTTTACCGCAATCAAGTCATCGCGATTTTTTTGCTCCACAAGGGCATAGATAGCTTTCATGGAACGAAAACCGGCGGAGATGAGCAACTCGACAACCTTTTTTCCCATTTCCGGGATTCCGACGGAGGCAAGGACCGTATGAAAGGGGCGCGTAAGACTTTTCTTAAGCCCCCGCCTTATCGCCTCGATCTTTTTTTCGCCGAAGCCCGGGTAGGAAAGCAGACTCTCATAATCGAACCGGTAAAGATCGGCAGGCTCACTGACGAAGCCCTCCCGTATCATAAGGTCTACCGTTTCGGGGCCTAAACCATCGATATCCATCTGCCCTGCGGCAATAAAAAAGAAAAGTCGTCCTCGCACCTGGTCGGGACAAGAGGGATTCAGGCAAAAATGATGGGCCCCTTTCTTTTGCAGGCTGCTTCCGCAGGAGGGACAAAGAAGGGGCATGTTCCAGACGGGATTTCCGCTTTCGTTCTTTGCCACCACCTCCTCAACCGCGGGGATCACATCGCCACGGCGGGAGATACTCACCTGGTCGCCCACGGCAATCTCCAGCATATCAACGTAGTCCTGGTTATGGAGGGTGACGTTGCTGATGGTGGAACCACCTACAAATACTGGTTCCACCCGTGCGACCGGGGTGATTCGCCCGGTGCGTCCCACCTGGATATCTATCGACTTGATGGTGCTAGTG
The sequence above is drawn from the Sediminispirochaeta bajacaliforniensis DSM 16054 genome and encodes:
- a CDS encoding DUF192 domain-containing protein, with the translated sequence MRLSVRFLFGFCFFLVLLSGCKGEQSVTLSIGTKQFTLEIADDQQERVKGLMFREKLSEDRGMIFVFEHDQLLGFWMKNTEIPLSIAYLDGSGTIVDILPMIPHDLQPVYSSRSVRYAIELNRGAFEAAGVREGDHIDLAPLISRQP
- the xseA gene encoding exodeoxyribonuclease VII large subunit encodes the protein MLFEEESKAFFTVSGLTALIKERLESGFSSVAVEGEISNFRPSAAGHWYFSLKDQDAVISAVMFRGKSARVDFYPEDGITVKISGNLSVYEKRGNYQIICDTMVRSGEGAILAMLEERKRRLAAEGLFDLEKKKPIPPFPARVAVITSPTGAALRDILQVLGRRGAGVDITILPTLVQGDGAAEQIAAQIRRANRYNMGEVIIMGRGGGSLEDLLPFSEEAVARAVAESTIPIISAVGHETDTALSDLAADLRAPTPSAAAELVCEEREALLLRVGAIAGEMQDNLLRSAEKARILLQRFSGEEMKERMQRLLQPRRFELDDQREEAVRAIGEKITAERHRLALIIKEMETSNPLAILQKGYAVVSRKRDDGLVTDAAEERVGEALCIRLAKGSVDATIEEIHSEKL
- the ligA gene encoding NAD-dependent DNA ligase LigA, whose protein sequence is MNDEVQKEKATEEIRRLADLLFRYNRAYYVEGKPEVSDTEYDRLFLRLQELEEQWPELKREDSPTLRVGSDLSSDFPEVEHRVPVLSLDKAYSVEELLGWMGRTSGREASGLSFVVEEKIDGVSIVLYYRGGILEKAVTRGNGYVGNDVTDNVRTIGSVPLRLTEAVDIAVRGEIYLPKASFESLNRKMGNLYVNPRNLAAGTLRRVKSREVAEVPLTIFVYEGFFSDRPKSHLEILEYLQSLGFRTNRRVGIFTNRTDLADFSRRHPDWQSGTWDELEGYVRTSTEERGSLDYEIDGLVVKINELDVREHLGYTGHHPRWAIAYKFESPTGTSTIKSIDIQVGRTGRITPVARVEPVFVGGSTISNVTLHNQDYVDMLEIAVGDQVSISRRGDVIPAVEEVVAKNESGNPVWNMPLLCPSCGSSLQKKGAHHFCLNPSCPDQVRGRLFFFIAAGQMDIDGLGPETVDLMIREGFVSEPADLYRFDYESLLSYPGFGEKKIEAIRRGLKKSLTRPFHTVLASVGIPEMGKKVVELLISAGFRSMKAIYALVEQKNRDDLIAVKGIGEKTVDTIFEELGREAVRKRIDELAQVGLAMEEEEKLSIASEQLIFAGQSWCVTGSFRHFNPRGKAMELVSRFGGSVVSSVSGKTSHLLAGEGGGSKLTKAKSLGVAILSEEEFLDLLASAGIEIPSVDASGKGAS
- a CDS encoding TylF/MycF/NovP-related O-methyltransferase, producing the protein MGRSIGEDERAAAELLRGRGWGVEAPMQFRSDMEEGFFALWRRVEPFTMTSLERGYALYRSVLHLLNRKLPGSFIECGVWKGGSALLMALTILAEGATPRDIYLFDTFRGMPEPGEEDKIAWSGESVKGRWKRQDFADWAVGRKEVAERILSTGYPPQRLHLVEGDVEETLPPFSRETGPVALLRLDTDWYASTRVELEVLYPRLQRGGVLIIDDYGHFTGARKAVDDYFGEREDVPLLSRVDYTGRVGVKP
- a CDS encoding tetratricopeptide repeat protein, coding for MEERIQKAQLLIMDNRYLDALEILTEILREEPDEREALRLAGTAWMESGEAGKAVKALDYYRKRWGDDAKALEALGCSHFKLGNYGLSREILEEAERLDDRNPSIERNLGVVYHHLGEEGKSIRRLEQSNELGPEDYRTMYALAMAYMLAGRPAEAEPLLEGVLKVPTPEEFRTLARVNLKRIHKQIETMERPKTKD
- a CDS encoding PEGA domain-containing protein, with the translated sequence MKPLRISAAVMGLSVLLFLEGCTSYSGPAIRKAAAAGPSSAIESAYRQQHFEEVDQGIRIVTVPTGARIKVDGKLKGNSPLLLDLPTGNYLIEAEKSGYKSALITLSHIGDEYTKVELSLKAIEGSLLIETTPQDAEIRSGWKDFTPGKEERLGVGSYELEISAFGYETERKTVPVEEGKLSRISIALVPVPFAFKQISVARKRFDPTDPGTYGSVVVSVTVSAPGDGSMAIVGQGGEIVAGPFPVRFTRSLNRIVWDGRDTKGQIAKEGEYRLVVRAMQGDLPLNIETPIAVDRSIDLRSRPVYNGAAGTLFCPLPPSFPQGSLQAGVLSLVHAGGYDYQIPAVASLRYARTKGEEIVISGGMIARNPGSDIPFGSLSWSKTLFQDEGQIGPEAAALVKGGYFHNSSIDPCTNFTGISLSLPFSLSLSPIRVTLAPELMVSTERIGDEEEREGRVTAWAYGRGAILLDAGPFSLAFSAAIRSKSLEKGVAAAWPIFSGIELHWLLPNSITTISLASSIEWDPESGELDYSAGGGIWIIP
- a CDS encoding glycoside hydrolase family 13 protein: MGQLHRDDSWWKEGVIYQIYPRSFFDADGDGVGDLDGIRTRLDYLRELGVSGIWISPINKSPMFDFGYDISDYREIDPVFGDIEAFRRLLEEAHRCNIGIIMDMVFNHTSFLHPWFIESRSSKNNPDRDFYVWRKPKKGGRVPNNWKASFGGSCWTFDDTSGEYYLHSFLPEQPDLNWANPRCRKAIFDELEFWLKEGVDGFRLDVINLIGKDSEFRDNPFTFGWPPRPYEMQRHLYDRNSPATGEYLRQLRRLLNRYPGSFAVGEIYLDKPVDQELAASFTGVQDQLHLAFDFSLTFSPWSARRFGSIFEGQYRAALRYGGTPCFVFSNHDVVRALSRYAPSSDREMKEAVAKLIGVMLLTQGGPPFLYMGEEIGMENAAVPRSRLADPVGIRYWPFHKGRDGERLPMQWNGGDCAGFSSNPAARPWLPLHPNYQEVNVADQQGRAGSVLSCFKTLITLRSKYPALRRGSFTLVQADEKELLVYLRKADAKERFIVCVNFSSKRHQSLKVENGRWRKLFSTHASDFSEQGAQAVIEREIMLAPLEGIILISQ
- the xseB gene encoding exodeoxyribonuclease VII small subunit — encoded protein: MKSFEERMARLEELNDQLRKGSLSLAEAMATFEEGMTLAKGLEKELSKIERRIEILVNEPEAPDETPNLELFGQ